A single region of the Variovorax paradoxus genome encodes:
- a CDS encoding TRAP transporter substrate-binding protein — MIRGMTTGEAASAWRPALWVCVAALALAFAATNSEAQQSAPTRLRVVGGLAGLNQYALHEERFWGKDLARLSGGKYTASIVPFNQAGVPGQEMLNLMRLGVIPFGTALLSQISNEYPEIGTPDIAGLNPDMSSMRRVIGAFRPYLEKTLRERHSVELLAVYVYPAQVIFCKQPMRQLSDLSGRRVRVSGTTQADFVRALGGVPVSTEFAELMANMSSANTECAITGAMSGNTLGLHKVTSSLYTMPINWGVAVFGANTDAWNALPADLKTLLKTELPKLEAAVWEESERDTGNGIACNTGAATCVKGTKGAMVEARPSANDERRRREIFASSVLTRWVQRCGTVCAEVWDQTVGPVVGVKAPVGQ; from the coding sequence ATGATCCGGGGCATGACGACCGGCGAAGCAGCATCCGCTTGGCGACCTGCCCTCTGGGTTTGTGTCGCCGCGCTTGCTTTGGCTTTCGCGGCAACGAACAGCGAAGCACAGCAATCTGCGCCCACGCGGCTTCGCGTGGTGGGCGGCTTGGCCGGCCTGAATCAGTACGCGCTCCACGAAGAGCGCTTCTGGGGCAAGGACCTGGCCCGCCTGAGCGGCGGCAAGTACACCGCGAGCATCGTTCCGTTCAACCAGGCCGGCGTGCCCGGGCAGGAAATGCTCAATCTCATGCGACTGGGCGTCATTCCGTTCGGAACCGCCTTGCTCAGCCAGATCAGCAACGAGTATCCGGAAATCGGCACGCCGGATATTGCCGGCCTGAATCCCGACATGTCCTCCATGCGGCGGGTGATCGGCGCATTCCGGCCGTATCTCGAGAAGACGCTGCGCGAGCGCCATAGCGTCGAGCTGCTGGCCGTGTATGTATATCCGGCCCAGGTGATCTTCTGCAAGCAGCCCATGAGGCAGCTTTCCGACCTGTCGGGCCGGCGCGTGCGTGTTTCGGGTACCACCCAGGCCGACTTCGTGCGCGCCCTCGGCGGCGTGCCGGTGTCCACCGAGTTTGCCGAGCTCATGGCGAACATGAGTTCGGCCAACACCGAATGCGCCATCACCGGCGCGATGTCCGGCAACACGCTGGGCCTGCACAAGGTCACGAGTTCGCTCTACACGATGCCCATCAACTGGGGGGTCGCGGTATTCGGCGCCAACACGGACGCATGGAACGCGCTTCCCGCAGATTTGAAGACCCTGCTGAAAACCGAGCTGCCAAAGCTCGAGGCCGCGGTCTGGGAAGAATCGGAGCGCGACACCGGCAACGGCATTGCATGCAACACGGGCGCCGCCACCTGCGTGAAAGGTACAAAGGGCGCCATGGTCGAGGCACGTCCTTCCGCCAATGACGAACGCCGCCGGCGCGAAATATTCGCATCGAGCGTGCTGACGCGCTGGGTGCAGCGATGCGGAACCGTGTGCGCGGAGGTCTGGGATCAGACTGTCGGCCCGGTGGTGGGCGTCAAGGCTCCCGTCGGGCAGTGA
- a CDS encoding Bug family tripartite tricarboxylate transporter substrate binding protein, with protein MKRLPALASLLLMSCLGLASMAGAAETGFPTRPVTLVIPFPPGGATDVNARVIAQRLGKELGQPVVVENRAGAGTVIGASYVSKAAPDGYTLLVSSGTTFTVNPAIRANLPYDPVKGFDQIGLVGRVGLILLANSEVPVKTVKQFVDYVKASPGKYSYASYGTGTTSQFAGETILNAAGLKMTHVPYKGSAPAMTDLMGGQVPFSIDTVSAAIPQLKSGKIKAIAVTTAKRSTLLPDVPTMAESGYSGIDMDTWLVVSAPKGLPADVKAKLEKALAATVADADTRAKLIAQGLEPAFSNGAAVSDLINKELPLMRAVAARANITAD; from the coding sequence ATGAAACGCCTCCCCGCATTGGCCAGCCTGCTGCTGATGTCCTGCCTTGGCCTTGCATCGATGGCGGGCGCCGCGGAGACCGGCTTTCCGACACGCCCGGTCACGCTCGTGATTCCCTTTCCTCCGGGCGGCGCCACCGACGTGAACGCACGCGTGATCGCCCAGCGCCTGGGCAAGGAGCTCGGGCAGCCGGTGGTCGTCGAGAACCGCGCCGGTGCCGGCACGGTGATCGGCGCGAGCTATGTCTCCAAGGCAGCGCCGGACGGCTACACGCTGCTGGTGAGCTCGGGCACCACGTTCACCGTGAACCCCGCCATCCGCGCGAATCTTCCGTACGACCCGGTCAAGGGCTTCGACCAGATCGGCCTGGTCGGCCGCGTCGGCCTCATCCTGCTGGCCAACAGCGAGGTGCCGGTAAAAACCGTGAAGCAGTTCGTGGACTACGTGAAGGCATCGCCCGGCAAGTATTCGTATGCCTCGTACGGCACCGGCACCACGTCGCAGTTCGCGGGAGAAACCATCCTCAACGCCGCGGGCCTCAAGATGACTCACGTGCCGTACAAGGGCAGCGCACCGGCCATGACCGACCTGATGGGCGGCCAGGTTCCGTTCAGCATCGACACGGTGAGCGCCGCCATTCCCCAACTCAAGAGCGGCAAGATCAAGGCGATTGCGGTGACCACGGCCAAGCGCTCCACGCTGTTGCCCGATGTGCCCACGATGGCCGAGAGCGGCTACTCGGGCATCGACATGGACACGTGGCTTGTCGTGTCGGCGCCCAAGGGCCTGCCCGCCGACGTGAAGGCCAAGCTCGAAAAAGCGCTTGCCGCCACCGTCGCCGACGCCGACACCCGCGCCAAGCTGATCGCGCAGGGCCTGGAGCCGGCCTTCAGCAACGGCGCTGCGGTGAGCGACCTGATCAACAAGGAACTGCCGCTGATGCGCGCGGTCGCGGCCCGAGCCAACATCACTGCAGACTGA
- a CDS encoding carbonic anhydrase yields MSPVSRCLLSVALLAASTVHAQALDYDHQENWKAVHDSAQSPIDIPTGEAKAGDALEPQDIRLSNARAALDVVDNGHAVEVEAKGPDAMIRGRHFKLLQFHFHAESEHTVDGKHFPLEGHFVFRAADGRLAVVGVMYREGPANPLAAKVLAALEKEGHGELSKADISVLLPKDKAYYHYLGSLTTPPLTENVEWYVLQAPVSLSPAQIAQFRARYAHNNRKLQELNGRPLIRFPSVALTSNRAAPASR; encoded by the coding sequence ATGTCCCCAGTTTCTCGCTGTCTCCTGAGCGTTGCGCTGCTCGCGGCGTCAACGGTCCACGCCCAGGCGCTGGACTACGACCATCAGGAAAACTGGAAGGCGGTTCACGACAGCGCCCAGTCACCGATCGACATTCCTACCGGCGAAGCCAAGGCCGGCGATGCGCTCGAGCCGCAAGACATTCGCCTCAGCAACGCTCGCGCGGCGCTCGACGTCGTCGACAACGGCCATGCGGTGGAGGTCGAGGCGAAGGGGCCCGATGCCATGATTCGCGGCCGCCACTTCAAGCTGCTGCAGTTCCACTTCCATGCCGAGAGCGAGCACACGGTCGATGGGAAGCACTTCCCGCTCGAAGGGCACTTCGTCTTCCGCGCCGCGGACGGCCGCCTGGCCGTGGTGGGTGTGATGTACCGCGAAGGCCCGGCCAATCCGCTGGCGGCCAAGGTGCTGGCGGCGCTCGAGAAGGAAGGCCATGGCGAGCTGTCCAAGGCCGACATCTCCGTTCTCCTGCCCAAGGACAAGGCCTACTACCACTACCTGGGCTCGCTGACCACGCCGCCGCTGACTGAAAACGTCGAGTGGTATGTGCTGCAGGCGCCGGTGTCGCTGTCTCCGGCGCAGATTGCGCAATTCCGCGCGCGCTATGCCCACAACAACCGCAAGCTGCAGGAGCTCAACGGGCGCCCGCTGATCCGTTTTCCGTCGGTGGCACTGACGTCCAATCGCGCAGCCCCCGCCAGCCGCTGA
- a CDS encoding LysR family transcriptional regulator, translating into MTAPDLSSRQLRAFTALAEQRNFTRAAQACHLSQPAFSALIRTLEDTLGARLFDRDTRSVQLTPEGRLFEPSARRLLDDMQDAIGDLADHSERRKGRVSVAALPSLAAGWLPAILAEFMQTWPGITVELHDALSDACIAQLRGHQADFALAATGADAAAASDLRGRKLCEDRFHLVCRKDHPLAGVAKLTAKQLAPWPFIQMARNSSVRQSLDAALHPLRLNAVFEVEHLATVTGLVEAGIGISVVPELTLFHFRRDTLVTRPLPLPGLTRTIYLVQRREGSLSVAAQTLYDLILARLGTLA; encoded by the coding sequence ATGACCGCGCCCGACCTTTCCAGCCGCCAATTGCGCGCGTTCACGGCGCTGGCCGAACAGCGCAACTTTACGCGCGCCGCCCAAGCCTGTCATTTGTCGCAGCCCGCGTTCAGCGCGCTGATCCGCACGCTGGAAGACACGCTCGGCGCCCGCCTTTTCGACCGGGACACGCGCAGCGTGCAGCTCACGCCCGAGGGGCGGCTGTTCGAGCCCTCGGCCCGGCGCCTGCTCGACGACATGCAGGATGCGATCGGCGACCTCGCCGACCACTCGGAGCGGCGCAAGGGCCGTGTGAGCGTGGCGGCGTTGCCTTCGCTCGCGGCCGGCTGGTTGCCGGCCATCCTCGCCGAGTTCATGCAGACGTGGCCGGGCATTACGGTGGAGCTGCACGACGCGCTTTCCGACGCCTGCATTGCCCAGCTGCGCGGCCATCAGGCCGACTTTGCGCTGGCGGCCACCGGCGCCGATGCGGCCGCGGCCAGCGACCTGCGCGGCCGCAAGCTCTGCGAAGACCGCTTTCACCTGGTCTGCCGCAAGGACCATCCATTGGCTGGTGTCGCCAAACTCACGGCCAAGCAGCTCGCGCCCTGGCCCTTCATCCAGATGGCGCGCAACAGCAGCGTGCGCCAGTCGCTCGACGCCGCGCTGCACCCGTTGCGGCTCAACGCCGTGTTCGAAGTCGAGCACTTGGCCACCGTCACGGGCCTGGTCGAGGCCGGCATCGGCATCAGCGTGGTGCCGGAGCTCACGCTGTTCCACTTTCGGCGCGACACGCTGGTGACGCGGCCCCTGCCGCTGCCCGGCCTCACGCGCACCATCTACCTGGTGCAGCGCCGCGAGGGAAGCCTCTCGGTCGCCGCCCAGACGCTGTACGACCTCATTCTTGCGAGGCTCGGCACGCTGGCCTGA
- a CDS encoding LysR family transcriptional regulator produces the protein MALHALQETAVRYFLEVVRTGSVKEAALKLNVAPSAVSRQVARLERELDTLLFDRHARGMVPNAAGELLAAHAKRMQQDIERVASDIQGLRGLRSGRVRVVSTEGFAFDFLPTLIARFRSKHEGIRFHLEVCPPHDIPGRIRDGEADIGITLSTVPEPGIKIELRHPSPILAVMANDHPLAGQRQLSLRQVVAYPLGLPPQDSSIRQLLDTSCSRQGLQYVQAMSSNHANALVSFAAAGGGSIAFYGELSIRTQLKSKALVAIALKDREMNERHLEVETLAGRSLPDAGKAFVQFLTDAIKASA, from the coding sequence ATGGCACTTCATGCGCTGCAGGAGACCGCCGTGCGGTACTTCCTCGAGGTGGTGCGCACCGGCTCGGTCAAGGAGGCGGCCCTCAAGCTCAACGTGGCGCCGTCGGCCGTGAGCCGGCAGGTTGCGCGCCTGGAGCGCGAACTCGACACCCTGCTGTTCGATCGCCATGCGCGCGGCATGGTGCCCAATGCCGCCGGCGAGTTGTTGGCGGCGCATGCCAAGCGGATGCAGCAGGACATCGAGCGGGTTGCCAGCGACATCCAGGGTCTTCGCGGCCTGCGCAGCGGCCGCGTGCGCGTGGTGAGCACGGAAGGCTTTGCCTTCGACTTCCTGCCGACGCTGATTGCGCGCTTTCGCAGCAAGCACGAGGGCATCCGCTTTCACCTGGAGGTGTGCCCGCCGCACGACATACCCGGGCGCATACGCGACGGTGAGGCGGACATCGGCATCACCTTGAGCACGGTGCCCGAGCCCGGCATCAAGATCGAGCTGCGCCACCCCAGCCCCATCCTCGCCGTGATGGCCAACGACCATCCGCTGGCGGGGCAGCGGCAGTTGTCCTTGCGCCAGGTGGTGGCCTATCCGCTGGGGCTGCCGCCGCAGGACAGCTCGATCAGGCAATTGCTCGACACCAGCTGCAGCCGGCAGGGGCTGCAGTACGTGCAGGCCATGTCGAGCAACCATGCGAACGCGCTGGTGAGCTTTGCGGCCGCGGGGGGCGGAAGCATTGCGTTCTATGGGGAGTTGTCGATCCGTACGCAGCTGAAGTCGAAGGCGCTGGTTGCCATTGCGCTGAAGGACCGCGAAATGAACGAGCGTCACCTCGAAGTAGAGACCCTGGCGGGCCGATCGCTGCCCGATGCGGGCAAGGCATTCGTGCAATTCCTCACCGATGCCATCAAGGCAAGCGCCTGA
- a CDS encoding bifunctional diguanylate cyclase/phosphodiesterase, protein MNKLLPRRITAFIYGVAALFLAAVLAIAAFTMWQTYQKAISDNESQATRFVVTSEAALNRSLLAVDMLLAGMGQFLRNSSEDSVAADITAPETAQLVETVVRQSLLVRYVALLNTDGAVIASSDRRGAKLVLQLPQGFLKEILSRPGSMLSVSAPSVSQATSQQVLYFGRVLRLADGGRIVAVAEVQVSMLTTILAQGANIRGLEVTLERESGALLASMPPRDDLAGRSIRPAMTDQTSDGRPHRMVARLSGLPAIVVARPTLHRNLLIVAGIPLQLALEDWRRERNSILIVALAFTLMILAVAYFARAQLSRQWRARADLLRSKATLDQALESMADGFVLLDPEGRVITWNRRFVDYFPWAEKLLAPQAPFQPIDEQNSRSLHPHSEQELVLPGGQVVVAVKSPTPDGGLVCIYRDITEKKRHVSDILEGKAQLQATLDALPDVLLEAGIDGRCYRFHSPRRPKSSIKVREPVGKMMSDLLPANAAAEVMVALRDAFEFGFSSGRQFETRVPRGVVWFEISVSRKLVGEGADARFIVILRDITESKLAAREIEHLAFYDNLTGLPNRQLLLHRLQAAVDANLRRSRHAALLFLDLDDFKTLNDALGHATGDALLKQVALRLQGSLSEGGTVARLGGDEFVVLIENLSEDPSVAAMQTNATGEAILGALGESFQLEDHEYHSTCSIGAVVFGDANQSLEDLLKHAGIAMYYAKSAGGNALRFFETAMQTAITARATLESELHAALAGNQFILHYQSQVTSEGHIAGAEVLIRWHHPERGMVPPGGFIELAEETGLIVPIGLWVLETACVQLERWSHDPRRRHLQLAVNVSARQFRTADFADRVRDVLRRTGADPTRLKLELTESLLQDKMTETVSKMQLLASMGVRFSMDDFGTGYSSLSYMTQLPLDQIKVDKFFVQSIGTDSKVELIIQAIIGMARNLELEIVAEGVETQQQFEFLQMHGAMLCQGYLFSRPVPLEEFEAQLDVAMAD, encoded by the coding sequence GTGAACAAGCTGCTGCCCCGCCGCATCACCGCCTTTATCTACGGCGTGGCGGCGCTGTTCCTGGCGGCCGTTCTCGCCATTGCCGCGTTCACGATGTGGCAGACCTACCAGAAGGCGATCTCCGACAACGAGAGCCAGGCCACGCGGTTCGTCGTTACCTCCGAAGCCGCGCTGAACCGGAGCCTGCTGGCCGTCGACATGCTGCTGGCGGGCATGGGGCAGTTCCTGCGCAACTCCAGCGAAGACAGCGTGGCGGCCGACATCACGGCGCCCGAAACCGCGCAATTGGTCGAGACGGTCGTTCGCCAGAGCCTCCTGGTCCGGTATGTGGCGCTCCTGAATACCGACGGCGCGGTGATCGCGTCTTCCGACCGCCGCGGAGCGAAGCTGGTGCTGCAACTGCCCCAGGGCTTCCTGAAGGAGATCCTGAGCCGGCCGGGGTCCATGCTGTCGGTCAGCGCACCTAGCGTCAGCCAGGCGACTTCGCAGCAGGTGCTGTATTTCGGGCGCGTGCTGCGGCTCGCGGACGGCGGCAGGATCGTGGCGGTTGCCGAAGTGCAGGTCTCCATGCTCACCACCATCCTTGCGCAGGGGGCGAACATCCGGGGGCTCGAGGTCACGCTGGAGCGAGAGTCGGGGGCCTTGCTCGCCAGCATGCCGCCGCGCGACGACCTTGCCGGCCGGAGCATCAGGCCGGCCATGACCGATCAAACCAGCGACGGCCGCCCGCACCGGATGGTCGCGCGCCTCAGCGGCCTGCCCGCCATCGTTGTCGCGCGGCCCACGCTGCATAGAAACCTGCTGATCGTCGCCGGCATTCCACTCCAGCTCGCACTCGAGGACTGGCGCAGGGAGCGCAATTCCATCCTGATCGTTGCGCTGGCCTTCACGCTGATGATTCTTGCGGTCGCCTATTTCGCCCGGGCGCAGCTGTCGCGGCAGTGGCGTGCCCGCGCCGACCTGCTGCGCTCCAAGGCCACGCTGGACCAGGCGCTCGAATCCATGGCGGACGGTTTCGTGCTGCTCGATCCCGAAGGCCGCGTGATCACCTGGAACCGCCGCTTCGTCGATTACTTTCCCTGGGCGGAAAAGCTGCTTGCGCCGCAGGCCCCTTTCCAGCCCATCGACGAACAGAATTCGCGCAGCCTCCATCCGCACAGCGAGCAGGAGCTCGTCCTGCCGGGCGGGCAGGTGGTCGTCGCCGTCAAAAGCCCGACGCCGGACGGCGGCCTGGTGTGCATCTACCGCGACATCACCGAGAAGAAGCGCCACGTCTCCGACATTCTCGAAGGCAAGGCGCAGCTGCAAGCCACGCTCGATGCCCTGCCGGACGTGCTGCTGGAGGCAGGCATCGACGGCCGTTGCTACCGCTTCCATTCACCGCGCCGCCCCAAGTCGTCGATCAAGGTGCGCGAGCCGGTCGGCAAGATGATGTCCGATCTCTTGCCGGCGAACGCCGCGGCCGAAGTCATGGTCGCACTGCGCGATGCGTTCGAGTTCGGGTTTTCTTCAGGACGGCAGTTCGAGACCCGGGTTCCCAGGGGCGTTGTGTGGTTCGAGATCTCGGTCTCGCGCAAGCTGGTGGGCGAGGGTGCGGACGCGCGGTTCATCGTCATCCTGAGGGACATCACCGAAAGCAAGCTGGCCGCCCGCGAGATCGAGCATCTGGCTTTCTACGACAACCTGACGGGCCTTCCCAACCGCCAGCTGTTGCTGCACCGGCTGCAAGCCGCGGTCGACGCGAACCTGCGCCGCTCGCGGCACGCCGCGCTGCTGTTCCTGGACCTGGACGATTTCAAGACGCTCAACGACGCGCTCGGGCACGCCACCGGCGACGCATTGCTCAAGCAGGTTGCGCTCCGGCTTCAAGGCAGCCTGAGCGAAGGCGGCACGGTCGCGCGGCTGGGCGGCGACGAATTCGTGGTGCTGATCGAAAACCTCAGCGAAGACCCTTCGGTTGCCGCGATGCAGACCAACGCGACCGGCGAAGCCATCCTCGGCGCGCTGGGCGAATCGTTCCAGCTCGAAGACCACGAGTACCACAGCACGTGCAGCATCGGCGCCGTCGTCTTCGGCGACGCGAACCAGTCGCTGGAAGACTTGCTCAAGCATGCGGGCATCGCCATGTACTACGCCAAGTCGGCGGGCGGCAACGCATTGCGCTTCTTCGAGACGGCGATGCAGACGGCCATCACCGCCCGGGCAACGCTGGAAAGCGAACTGCATGCGGCCCTGGCGGGCAATCAGTTCATCCTGCACTACCAGAGCCAGGTCACGTCCGAGGGCCACATTGCGGGCGCGGAAGTGCTCATACGCTGGCACCATCCGGAGCGCGGAATGGTGCCGCCCGGAGGCTTCATCGAACTGGCTGAGGAAACCGGGCTGATCGTGCCCATCGGCTTGTGGGTGCTCGAGACGGCCTGCGTGCAGCTCGAGCGCTGGAGTCACGACCCGAGGCGCCGGCATCTGCAGCTTGCGGTCAACGTCAGCGCGCGCCAGTTCCGCACCGCGGACTTCGCGGACCGCGTTCGCGATGTGCTGCGCAGAACGGGCGCAGACCCGACAAGACTGAAGCTCGAGCTCACGGAGAGCCTGCTGCAGGACAAGATGACGGAGACGGTCAGCAAGATGCAACTGCTCGCGTCGATGGGCGTGCGTTTCTCGATGGACGACTTCGGCACCGGCTACTCGTCGCTGTCGTACATGACGCAACTTCCGCTGGACCAGATCAAGGTCGACAAGTTCTTCGTGCAGAGCATCGGCACCGACTCGAAGGTCGAACTGATCATCCAGGCCATCATCGGCATGGCACGCAACCTCGAGCTTGAAATCGTGGCGGAGGGCGTCGAAACGCAACAGCAGTTCGAGTTTCTGCAGATGCACGGAGCGATGCTTTGCCAGGGATACCTGTTCAGCAGGCCGGTGCCGCTCGAGGAGTTCGAAGCGCAGCTGGATGTTGCCATGGCGGACTGA
- a CDS encoding HU family DNA-binding protein, with protein MNRIELVEKIAAAHNVSKAEAARILETVTGSIVAAVKKGDPVQLIGFGTFKQVARAARTGFNPQAGAKIKIAAQKVPKFVPGAAFKAAIDPKAAKRKADKAAAKPVAKKAAPAKKAAAPAKKAAKK; from the coding sequence GTGAACCGTATCGAACTGGTCGAAAAGATCGCCGCCGCCCACAACGTCAGCAAGGCAGAAGCCGCCCGTATCCTGGAAACCGTCACGGGTTCCATCGTCGCCGCAGTGAAGAAGGGCGACCCCGTCCAGCTCATCGGCTTCGGAACCTTCAAGCAAGTGGCTCGCGCCGCACGCACCGGCTTCAACCCGCAAGCCGGCGCCAAGATCAAGATCGCCGCACAGAAGGTGCCCAAGTTCGTGCCGGGCGCAGCATTCAAGGCCGCCATCGACCCCAAGGCTGCAAAGCGCAAGGCCGACAAGGCAGCCGCCAAGCCCGTCGCCAAGAAGGCGGCACCGGCCAAGAAGGCCGCCGCTCCCGCCAAGAAGGCCGCAAAGAAGTAA
- a CDS encoding amidase: MDNQLIEQSAVELRRLIGSKAVSPVELLEACIAQIERVNPFVNAVTATSFDRARAEAKAAEAAVMRGDALGLLHGLPLGVKDLEPTEGLLTTWGSAIFRDHVPEEDIELVSRLRKAGAIVAGKTNVPEMGAGANSRNEVWGATGNPFNPNLNAGGSSGGSAAALACDMLPVCTGSDTGGSLRIPAAKCGVVGFRPSPGIVPSVRKLLGWTPISVVGPMGRTVADACLQMAASAGMHAGDPLSYPLDPLSFQKPMDLDLSRLRVAWTEDFGVCAVDDGIRATMRRKIGAMRRLFKSCDEVTLDLGEAHRCFDVLRAEAFVAGMHAAYQRDPSSLGPNSRANYEMGAQMSLLDSAWAQAEQTRLIKRFQATFADYDLILSPTTPVSPFPWTQLYADTINGEKQANYYRWLALTYVVTLTTHPALSLPCGVDHAGMPFGLQIVGGFRADHQVLGAAHAMEMAFAADAQLRRPRPDLSALRMAEPALTSIVTAPPGPHGGAAAAAGHSAVSAV; this comes from the coding sequence ATGGACAACCAATTGATCGAACAATCCGCAGTCGAACTGCGCCGGCTCATCGGCAGCAAGGCGGTCTCGCCGGTCGAGCTTCTGGAGGCTTGCATTGCGCAGATCGAGCGGGTGAACCCGTTCGTCAATGCCGTGACCGCGACCAGCTTCGACCGCGCGCGGGCCGAGGCCAAGGCCGCCGAAGCCGCCGTGATGCGCGGCGATGCCCTGGGGCTGCTGCATGGCCTGCCGCTGGGCGTGAAGGACCTGGAGCCCACCGAAGGCCTGCTCACCACCTGGGGCTCCGCCATCTTCCGCGACCACGTGCCCGAGGAAGACATCGAGCTGGTGTCCCGCCTTCGAAAGGCCGGCGCCATCGTGGCAGGCAAGACCAACGTTCCGGAAATGGGTGCCGGCGCCAACTCGCGCAACGAGGTGTGGGGCGCCACCGGCAATCCGTTCAACCCCAACCTGAATGCGGGGGGCTCCTCCGGCGGCTCGGCGGCAGCCCTGGCGTGCGACATGCTGCCTGTGTGCACCGGCTCCGATACCGGCGGCTCGCTGCGGATTCCGGCCGCCAAGTGCGGCGTGGTGGGCTTCCGGCCATCGCCGGGCATCGTGCCGAGCGTGCGAAAGCTGCTGGGCTGGACGCCGATTTCCGTCGTCGGGCCGATGGGCCGCACGGTGGCAGACGCCTGCCTGCAAATGGCCGCTTCCGCCGGCATGCACGCGGGCGACCCGTTGAGCTACCCGCTGGATCCACTCTCTTTTCAAAAGCCGATGGACCTCGACCTGAGCAGGCTGCGCGTGGCGTGGACCGAAGACTTCGGCGTTTGCGCGGTGGACGACGGCATCCGCGCCACCATGCGCCGGAAGATCGGCGCCATGCGGCGCCTGTTCAAGTCTTGCGACGAAGTGACGCTCGACCTCGGCGAAGCGCACCGCTGCTTCGACGTGCTGCGCGCCGAAGCCTTTGTGGCCGGCATGCACGCGGCCTACCAGCGCGACCCTTCCAGCCTGGGCCCCAACTCCCGCGCCAACTACGAGATGGGCGCTCAGATGAGCCTGCTCGACAGCGCCTGGGCCCAGGCCGAGCAGACGCGGCTCATCAAGCGGTTCCAGGCGACCTTTGCGGACTACGACCTGATTCTGTCGCCCACCACGCCGGTGTCGCCCTTCCCGTGGACGCAGCTGTATGCGGACACCATCAACGGCGAGAAGCAGGCCAACTACTACCGCTGGCTGGCGTTGACGTACGTCGTCACGTTGACGACGCATCCCGCGCTTTCGCTGCCCTGCGGCGTCGATCACGCGGGCATGCCCTTCGGGCTGCAGATCGTGGGCGGCTTTCGCGCCGACCACCAGGTGCTGGGCGCTGCGCATGCCATGGAAATGGCATTCGCAGCCGATGCGCAACTGCGCCGTCCGCGCCCCGATCTTTCGGCTTTGCGCATGGCGGAACCTGCCCTCACATCCATCGTCACCGCACCGCCGGGCCCGCATGGCGGCGCCGCTGCGGCTGCGGGCCACTCAGCGGTTTCCGCGGTCTGA